The following proteins are co-located in the Methanobacterium sp. genome:
- a CDS encoding ARMT1-like domain-containing protein — MKVYYECAPCFLRQAKEALDLATDNQSLKMEIMEELVGVVYNDFHKGAVSNVVGTRIHRIIKDRTGNEDPYLLEKRKGNEIALKFLPKIKKILNGRDGLETYIKAAITGNLIDFGALGVNFDVEKAICKNMEKEIALNQIDKLENELKSAKNVLYLADNSGEIVFDKLLIEKLKDYDVDVTVALKEKPILNDACIEDAVQIGLDKVAKLVSTGTDSIGILYADISEEFKKIFEEADLVISKGLGNYEGITEMELGDKPVFCLFNVKCNAVAKSVGANVGDNVVLEL; from the coding sequence ATGAAAGTTTACTATGAATGTGCGCCCTGTTTTTTAAGACAGGCCAAAGAAGCACTTGATCTTGCAACAGATAATCAATCACTTAAAATGGAAATCATGGAAGAACTGGTAGGAGTTGTGTACAATGATTTTCATAAAGGGGCGGTTTCTAACGTTGTTGGAACTAGGATACACCGAATTATTAAAGATAGAACTGGAAATGAAGACCCCTATCTTTTAGAGAAGCGGAAAGGGAATGAGATAGCGTTAAAATTCCTCCCAAAAATTAAGAAAATATTAAATGGGAGAGATGGGCTTGAAACATATATAAAAGCTGCTATTACAGGTAATCTAATAGATTTTGGGGCACTTGGAGTCAACTTTGATGTTGAAAAAGCTATTTGCAAGAATATGGAAAAAGAAATTGCATTAAATCAAATTGATAAGCTTGAAAATGAACTCAAATCTGCAAAAAATGTCCTTTACCTGGCAGATAACAGTGGAGAAATAGTCTTTGATAAATTGCTCATAGAAAAGCTTAAAGATTACGATGTAGATGTTACAGTTGCTCTTAAAGAAAAACCTATACTTAACGATGCATGTATTGAAGATGCAGTTCAAATTGGGCTTGATAAAGTTGCAAAGCTTGTATCAACAGGTACGGACTCAATAGGTATTTTATATGCAGATATATCTGAAGAATTCAAAAAAATTTTTGAAGAAGCAGATCTTGTAATCAGCAAAGGACTTGGAAATTATGAAGGTATAACTGAAATGGAATTAGGGGATAAACCCGTATTCTGTCTGTTCAACGTTAAATGTAATGCTGTTGCAAAGAGCGTTGGCGCTAACGTAGGGGACAACGTTGTTTTGGAACTTTAA
- a CDS encoding NAD(P)-binding domain-containing protein, whose amino-acid sequence MKIGFLGFGEVASTLAAGLLNNGADVFTCVLGRSLKTRELAKKMELNLCKSNRELAESCDILISVVTPHQAVKVAKEVGKYVKGIYIDINNISPSTAEEALSHIENGKTADASIIGSVRKNGVNAHILVSGPFAKQFAELNQYGMNISVIGSEIGQASAIKLFRSSFTKGISALLFETLYSAYKMGIDEETLKYIAETEGEGFRESAVSRIISSAVHSRRRAEEMEEVIELISKNSDAKMVKATFEFFKQLYGEINGIDKRPEDYKEIFEIMDNKNRKN is encoded by the coding sequence ATGAAAATAGGATTTTTAGGGTTTGGAGAAGTTGCTTCGACTCTGGCAGCAGGACTTTTAAATAACGGCGCCGATGTGTTTACATGTGTTCTGGGCAGAAGCTTGAAAACAAGGGAACTGGCCAAGAAAATGGAGCTGAATCTATGTAAATCAAATCGAGAACTTGCTGAATCTTGCGACATTTTAATTTCTGTAGTTACTCCTCATCAGGCAGTTAAAGTAGCTAAAGAAGTTGGAAAATATGTTAAAGGGATTTATATTGATATAAATAATATTTCGCCTTCAACTGCTGAAGAAGCGTTGTCGCACATTGAAAATGGGAAAACAGCAGATGCTTCAATAATAGGCAGTGTACGAAAAAATGGGGTGAATGCCCATATACTTGTATCGGGACCATTTGCAAAACAATTTGCAGAATTAAACCAATACGGGATGAATATATCTGTTATAGGTAGTGAAATAGGGCAGGCTTCTGCTATTAAACTCTTTAGAAGTTCATTTACTAAAGGAATTTCTGCATTACTTTTTGAAACGCTTTATTCTGCTTATAAAATGGGAATTGATGAAGAAACTTTAAAATACATTGCAGAAACTGAAGGTGAAGGCTTCAGGGAGTCTGCAGTATCCCGTATAATAAGCAGTGCAGTACACTCAAGGCGAAGGGCTGAAGAGATGGAAGAAGTTATTGAGTTAATTTCAAAAAACAGTGATGCTAAAATGGTTAAAGCAACATTTGAGTTTTTTAAACAGCTTTATGGTGAAATTAACGGCATTGACAAGCGGCCTGAGGATTATAAAGAAATTTTTGAAATTATGGATAATAAAAATAGAAAAAATTAG
- a CDS encoding adenylyltransferase/cytidyltransferase family protein, producing MIGISADFDPVHNGHAKLIEKGRDIAEKTGDEVVIYLNKGYSANHAPFFASYEARREMALKAGADKVVPIEGLHHRLTLAYTVPIRIAMMIEDGVVDYVDAANVSTSKIQKYAASFAKKGIFSGIPRNLPNRNVIRWFAVNDFLYKKYKRKMKFHIIPELQMDGKISGREIRAKIIENNFEIPEDVKEVLPDSTVKILQKEIKKGNIPGKRDIGAITKRLNKYSRAKLLNIANINADAAEAIIKGRQYRNEDQIWAALRMAGYGPVLTRLAISSVEQDVTREEVFDLIKHYEAEGIIPPDQTVESVIERAWFVSSNVEKGVKSSDAHEMFRKGKRGVKPQYTIDAGLHLRSFEVEDLEEGIEASLFVDKREKLACQIRTENRKIKSPLKLPAQSATYLRLLIDSHFIPLSAKLVHKKEGWRVRIFIGK from the coding sequence TTGATTGGAATAAGCGCTGATTTTGACCCAGTACATAACGGACACGCTAAACTCATAGAAAAAGGAAGAGACATTGCAGAGAAAACAGGAGATGAAGTTGTAATTTATTTAAATAAAGGTTACAGTGCTAATCACGCCCCATTTTTTGCAAGTTACGAAGCAAGACGCGAAATGGCACTTAAAGCCGGCGCTGATAAAGTTGTGCCAATTGAAGGACTTCACCACAGGCTGACACTAGCATACACAGTCCCAATCAGGATAGCAATGATGATCGAAGACGGTGTTGTGGATTACGTTGATGCAGCTAATGTATCAACCAGTAAAATCCAGAAATACGCCGCATCATTTGCAAAAAAAGGCATATTTAGTGGAATCCCGCGGAACCTCCCGAACCGTAACGTTATAAGGTGGTTTGCAGTGAATGATTTCCTCTACAAAAAGTATAAACGAAAAATGAAGTTCCATATAATTCCAGAACTTCAAATGGACGGTAAAATCTCAGGTAGGGAAATCAGGGCAAAGATAATTGAGAACAACTTCGAAATACCTGAAGATGTAAAAGAAGTCCTTCCTGACTCCACAGTAAAGATCCTTCAAAAAGAGATAAAAAAAGGAAATATTCCAGGAAAACGGGACATTGGAGCCATTACAAAACGGCTTAATAAATATTCAAGGGCAAAATTACTTAATATAGCTAATATAAACGCTGACGCTGCAGAGGCCATCATTAAAGGTAGACAATACCGGAACGAAGATCAGATTTGGGCGGCATTGAGAATGGCAGGATACGGCCCAGTTCTCACAAGGCTTGCAATAAGTTCAGTTGAGCAGGACGTGACACGTGAAGAGGTATTTGATCTTATTAAACATTATGAAGCAGAAGGAATTATTCCTCCAGATCAGACTGTAGAAAGCGTAATTGAAAGGGCATGGTTTGTATCGTCTAATGTTGAAAAAGGAGTTAAATCCTCAGATGCCCATGAAATGTTTAGAAAAGGGAAAAGAGGTGTAAAACCCCAATACACTATTGATGCAGGGCTTCACCTTAGAAGTTTTGAGGTTGAAGATTTAGAAGAGGGGATTGAGGCTTCTTTATTTGTTGATAAAAGGGAGAAATTAGCCTGCCAGATACGTACTGAAAACCGTAAAATAAAAAGTCCCCTGAAGTTGCCTGCCCAATCTGCAACATACCTGAGGCTTCTTATTGATTCACACTTTATTCCACTTAGCGCGAAATTAGTGCATAAAAAAGAAGGTTGGCGAGTCAGAATATTTATTGGAAAATGA
- a CDS encoding ATP-binding protein has protein sequence MNLSNEISGNALMLETIFDHTHFMIAYLDKDFNFIGVNKAYAKKSNKTPDFFVGKNHFDLYPHKGNEKIFKNVVKSGKPYFAYSMPLEHSELGITYWDWVIKPVKDDNEVTGILLSLTDVTDYKRNEDTISENQRDFLDKLVENRAQDLLSKQKESENSILEIEDLNQQINELKKTNQEFKEIISKYEISESAESVGKQVNEILEKQVAAEELLNIKNLEAKKKDQKIAELEKTNDKFKEIISKYEDSKIENEKFIKNLIETHAEELETTKNENMSNLNEEIIDNVSDAVIVVDGKLRVKMWNDAAQNIYGWKEDEVIGKVVYNVFKSKESPIERLKVLEYLRTNEYLNSEFIHYSKDGSPINIKSIIIAKRDNNSPAIEYILINRDISELKNSAELVAISNSEIENLNQKVIELEKSNDEFNEILLKYENSEKLFEKRVKEVLRKQKEAKELLDAKKLRVEELNQKIINLENTNEEFSIYISKLKDSVESQKDIYEKQLKKLTADLNRSNEELQQFAYVTSHDLQEPLRTIASFTQLLAKRYKNKIDEDSDEFMEYIVDASTRMQEMIKDLLQYSRVVSRGKVFKLTNTEEIIDYTTSSLKTLIEDNDAEITYDKLPKVNADSGQLLRLFQNLVENSIKFRQFAVQPKIHISCKEHGNEYVFSVADNGIGIEEQYFDRIFTIFQRLHTKEEYEGSGIGLPVAKRIVERHGGRIWVESEPDVGSTFYFTIPY, from the coding sequence ATGAATTTATCAAATGAAATCTCAGGAAATGCTTTGATGCTGGAAACTATTTTTGACCATACACATTTTATGATAGCTTATCTAGACAAGGACTTTAATTTTATTGGAGTAAATAAAGCATATGCTAAAAAAAGCAATAAAACTCCCGATTTTTTTGTGGGAAAAAACCATTTTGACCTTTACCCACATAAAGGGAACGAAAAAATATTTAAAAACGTAGTTAAGAGTGGTAAGCCATATTTTGCATATTCCATGCCGCTCGAACATTCAGAATTAGGAATTACTTATTGGGACTGGGTAATTAAACCAGTTAAAGATGACAATGAGGTAACGGGAATATTACTTAGTTTAACAGATGTCACTGATTATAAACGAAATGAAGATACGATTAGCGAAAATCAACGAGATTTCCTGGATAAACTGGTAGAAAATCGTGCGCAGGATTTATTATCTAAACAAAAAGAATCCGAAAATTCTATCTTAGAAATTGAAGACCTTAATCAACAAATTAATGAACTCAAAAAAACCAACCAGGAATTTAAAGAAATTATTTCAAAATATGAAATTTCTGAAAGTGCAGAATCTGTTGGAAAACAGGTTAATGAAATCCTGGAGAAGCAAGTAGCAGCAGAAGAGTTGTTAAATATCAAAAATTTGGAAGCTAAAAAGAAGGATCAAAAAATTGCTGAGCTTGAAAAAACCAATGATAAGTTCAAAGAGATTATTTCAAAATATGAAGACTCTAAGATAGAAAATGAGAAATTTATTAAGAATTTAATTGAAACTCATGCTGAAGAGCTGGAAACTACTAAAAATGAAAATATGTCGAATCTCAATGAGGAAATCATCGATAATGTCAGTGATGCAGTAATTGTGGTTGATGGCAAATTACGCGTAAAAATGTGGAATGATGCTGCCCAGAATATATACGGCTGGAAAGAAGACGAAGTAATTGGAAAAGTTGTTTATAATGTATTTAAATCTAAAGAAAGTCCCATAGAACGTTTAAAAGTTTTAGAGTACTTGAGAACTAATGAATATTTAAATTCTGAGTTTATTCATTACAGTAAAGACGGCAGCCCTATCAATATAAAGAGCATAATTATAGCCAAACGTGATAATAACAGCCCTGCCATAGAATACATACTCATAAATCGGGATATTAGTGAACTTAAAAACTCTGCAGAACTAGTAGCTATCTCAAATTCAGAAATTGAAAACTTAAATCAAAAAGTTATTGAACTTGAAAAATCCAATGACGAATTCAATGAAATCCTTTTAAAGTATGAGAATTCTGAAAAATTATTTGAAAAACGCGTTAAAGAAGTTCTAAGGAAACAAAAAGAAGCCAAAGAGTTATTAGACGCTAAAAAATTGAGAGTTGAAGAATTAAATCAAAAGATAATCAACTTAGAGAATACCAATGAAGAATTCAGCATATATATTTCAAAATTAAAGGATTCTGTAGAATCTCAAAAGGATATTTATGAAAAACAGTTGAAAAAACTTACCGCTGATTTAAATCGTTCAAATGAAGAGCTTCAACAGTTTGCTTATGTAACTTCACATGATTTACAGGAACCGCTTAGAACCATTGCAAGTTTCACACAGCTTTTAGCAAAACGATATAAAAACAAAATCGACGAAGATTCTGATGAATTCATGGAGTACATCGTTGACGCTTCAACCAGAATGCAGGAAATGATTAAGGATTTACTGCAGTATTCAAGAGTAGTATCAAGAGGAAAAGTGTTTAAGCTAACAAACACTGAAGAAATCATAGATTATACTACCTCCAGTTTAAAAACCTTAATTGAAGATAATGATGCAGAAATAACCTATGATAAACTTCCAAAGGTAAATGCAGATTCAGGTCAGCTTTTACGGTTATTCCAGAACCTGGTTGAAAATAGCATTAAATTTAGACAGTTTGCAGTTCAGCCCAAAATCCACATCTCATGTAAGGAACATGGAAATGAATATGTATTTTCTGTTGCTGATAATGGTATTGGAATTGAAGAGCAATATTTTGACCGTATTTTCACCATATTCCAGAGATTACATACAAAAGAAGAATATGAAGGAAGTGGAATTGGATTACCTGTGGCCAAAAGGATCGTTGAACGCCATGGTGGACGGATATGGGTTGAATCAGAGCCGGATGTTGGATCGACTTTTTACTTTACTATTCCATATTAA
- a CDS encoding thiamine pyrophosphate-binding protein, whose amino-acid sequence MGYTVGSYLAKRFEQMGIEHNFIVPGDFNLVLLDELLKNKNLEQVGCCNELDAAYAAEGYARAKGAGAVIITFNVGAFSAINGIAGAYAERLPVIFVSGSYNTNDPNAGHIPHHSLGIQDLNYQCEMISKVTCDAVQITHEKDAPYLIDRVILNALSHSLPGYIEIPCNIADAPCPDPAPFETLFKPPASDPKVLEAAVNSTAEAINNANKPILLAGPNLRSYGAINAFRELAEAVGCAVAVQPSAKSFFPENHPQFIGIYWGSVSSPGCEEIVDWGDLIIAAGAVYTDYSTVGWTAQPSDGKTINIEPNRVRSPNFDHNGLNLRDFLYALAKQVKKNDFSLMKFNKTRRDQKPIKQANPKKPLTRMEMIRQIQDLLSPKTTLFVESGDSWFNGMFMELPENANFEIEMQWGSIGWSVPSTFGYALAVEPDQQVLSLIGDGSFQFTAQEVANMIRYELDNVILFVVNNHGYVVESEIHEGPYNYFKNWDYAGLIKVLNADDGQGLGLTASTGGELAEAIKKAKAHKGGSVLIECQIEHEDCSRELLEWGTKVGIANQRPPMH is encoded by the coding sequence ATGGGATATACCGTAGGAAGCTATCTTGCAAAACGTTTTGAACAAATGGGAATTGAGCATAATTTCATTGTTCCTGGTGATTTCAATCTTGTCCTGCTGGATGAGCTTCTAAAAAATAAGAATTTAGAACAGGTAGGTTGTTGTAATGAGTTGGATGCAGCTTATGCCGCTGAAGGATACGCAAGGGCAAAGGGTGCAGGTGCAGTAATTATTACATTTAATGTTGGTGCATTTTCTGCTATTAATGGTATTGCAGGTGCTTATGCCGAGCGTTTACCTGTAATATTTGTTTCTGGAAGTTACAATACAAATGATCCAAATGCAGGTCACATCCCACATCATAGTTTAGGTATTCAAGATTTGAATTATCAATGCGAAATGATCAGTAAAGTGACATGTGATGCAGTACAAATTACTCATGAGAAGGATGCTCCTTATTTAATAGATAGGGTCATACTAAACGCACTAAGCCACAGTTTACCGGGATATATCGAGATCCCATGTAATATAGCAGATGCTCCGTGCCCTGATCCAGCGCCTTTTGAAACATTATTTAAACCTCCTGCCAGTGATCCAAAGGTACTTGAAGCAGCAGTTAATTCCACCGCTGAGGCAATAAATAATGCAAATAAGCCTATTCTTCTTGCAGGGCCAAACTTAAGATCATATGGGGCAATCAATGCATTTAGAGAACTAGCCGAAGCAGTAGGTTGCGCTGTTGCAGTTCAACCAAGTGCAAAAAGTTTTTTCCCTGAAAATCACCCTCAATTCATTGGCATTTACTGGGGTTCAGTAAGCAGTCCTGGCTGCGAAGAGATTGTAGACTGGGGGGATTTGATTATTGCTGCAGGTGCTGTATACACAGATTACTCCACTGTTGGCTGGACTGCACAGCCGTCTGATGGAAAAACAATTAATATTGAGCCAAATAGGGTACGTTCTCCTAATTTTGATCATAATGGACTAAATTTACGTGATTTTCTTTATGCCCTTGCTAAACAGGTTAAGAAGAATGATTTTTCATTGATGAAATTTAATAAAACTCGCCGTGATCAAAAACCAATTAAACAGGCTAATCCCAAGAAACCTCTGACACGTATGGAAATGATAAGGCAAATTCAGGATTTACTCAGCCCAAAAACAACATTATTTGTTGAAAGTGGGGATTCATGGTTCAACGGAATGTTCATGGAGCTACCCGAAAATGCGAACTTTGAGATTGAAATGCAGTGGGGATCCATTGGTTGGTCCGTGCCGTCTACATTTGGTTATGCTTTAGCTGTTGAACCAGATCAACAGGTGTTGTCTTTAATTGGGGATGGTTCATTTCAGTTTACTGCACAGGAAGTTGCTAACATGATCCGCTATGAACTTGACAATGTGATTCTTTTTGTAGTTAATAATCATGGTTACGTTGTTGAATCTGAAATCCACGAGGGCCCATACAATTACTTCAAAAATTGGGATTATGCGGGACTAATTAAAGTATTGAACGCTGATGATGGTCAGGGGTTAGGATTAACTGCCAGTACTGGCGGTGAGCTTGCTGAAGCAATTAAAAAGGCGAAGGCCCATAAAGGTGGTTCTGTATTAATAGAGTGCCAGATTGAACATGAAGACTGCAGCCGTGAACTTTTGGAATGGGGAACTAAGGTAGGCATTGCAAATCAACGCCCGCCAATGCATTAA
- a CDS encoding class I SAM-dependent methyltransferase: MSFKEPSSTQIFFTVAIGHTFGSFFWKNYVKSLNLSGNEKILEYGSGSGALSRHIAPILLKGGGSLTCVDVSQKWMSTIQKRVNNYPNVEFELGTIFDLDIPDNSYDAVVIHYVLHDIDSNLREEIVRALSRKLKKGGKVYIREPLADNHGMQSAEIRELMIKAGLNEINFKINNVRLVGESTEAVFEK, from the coding sequence ATGAGTTTTAAAGAACCGAGTTCAACCCAGATATTTTTTACAGTTGCAATAGGCCATACATTTGGCAGTTTCTTTTGGAAAAATTACGTTAAAAGCCTCAATTTAAGTGGAAATGAGAAAATTTTAGAATACGGCTCTGGATCTGGCGCTCTTTCAAGACACATAGCTCCAATTCTTTTAAAAGGTGGGGGCAGTTTAACCTGTGTTGATGTATCTCAAAAATGGATGAGTACGATCCAGAAAAGAGTGAATAATTATCCTAATGTAGAATTCGAGTTAGGAACAATCTTTGACCTGGATATTCCTGATAATTCTTATGATGCAGTTGTAATCCATTATGTTCTGCATGATATCGATTCTAATTTAAGAGAAGAAATTGTGAGAGCTCTAAGCAGAAAATTAAAAAAGGGTGGAAAAGTTTACATCAGAGAGCCTTTAGCAGATAATCATGGAATGCAATCTGCCGAAATAAGAGAATTAATGATTAAAGCAGGATTAAATGAAATCAATTTTAAAATAAATAATGTACGGCTTGTTGGGGAAAGTACTGAGGCGGTATTTGAAAAATAA
- the rnc gene encoding ribonuclease III, with product MQLLETFSIEPVNTSLYELAFLHESYSNENGIDECYERLEFLGDAVLEIAVSEFLYNMDSNLTEGELTSLRSNYVCKKALHVYSMELGMDQYIKLGAGQELTCREVDSIISDVFESFIGALYLDLGLDAVKEFLSKTVMPHIENKDIFFCDYKSKLKQLCDQSGVDVVYELIREEGEPHDKTFGMAAVINGKNYGTGTGGSKKEAQQKAAKIALDNL from the coding sequence ATGCAATTACTAGAAACATTTTCAATTGAACCTGTTAACACCAGCCTTTATGAGCTGGCTTTTCTTCATGAGTCTTATTCAAATGAAAACGGCATCGATGAATGTTATGAAAGGTTAGAATTTTTAGGTGATGCTGTTCTTGAGATAGCGGTTTCTGAATTTTTATACAATATGGATTCTAATTTAACTGAAGGTGAATTAACAAGTTTACGTTCAAATTATGTATGTAAAAAAGCACTTCATGTTTATTCTATGGAACTGGGCATGGATCAGTACATAAAATTAGGGGCGGGTCAAGAATTAACCTGCCGTGAAGTTGATTCGATTATCAGCGATGTATTTGAATCATTTATAGGGGCTTTATATCTTGATTTGGGCCTGGATGCTGTGAAGGAATTCCTCTCCAAAACAGTTATGCCACATATAGAAAATAAGGACATCTTTTTTTGTGATTATAAATCTAAATTAAAGCAGTTATGTGATCAAAGTGGTGTCGATGTGGTTTATGAGTTAATACGGGAGGAAGGGGAACCTCATGATAAGACATTTGGTATGGCTGCTGTTATCAACGGTAAGAACTATGGAACAGGTACCGGTGGAAGTAAAAAAGAAGCCCAGCAAAAAGCTGCCAAAATTGCACTGGATAATCTTTAA
- a CDS encoding site-2 protease family protein — translation METTDAIENCVSNHFNVKSVYREPKSFYFVVYDYRREKFLQLVKDLDKIGYLPFIDEYGENYKINIVNKPESAESKVHLNIFLFLVTIITTVSAGYMLGGNIWEGITFSIALLAIIGSHETAHFFAARKHGVKATLPYFIPGIPPIGTFGAAINVKSAIPDKNALFDLGVSGPIAGFIVTIPVLVIGISLSYLAPMSSTTMQMFPSLLIYVPMALAFPAVPNGYGVILSPVAFAAWVGTIITMLNLMPVAVLDGGHISRSIFNAKIHHYVSVAGIVVTVFLGWYAMALLMAVFILFMARTHPGALDNVSKLSRNRKIIAVLTIAIFILCLTPAPRTF, via the coding sequence GTGGAAACAACTGATGCCATTGAAAACTGCGTTTCAAATCATTTCAATGTAAAAAGTGTTTATAGAGAGCCAAAATCATTTTATTTTGTAGTTTATGATTACCGCAGAGAGAAATTTCTTCAACTGGTAAAAGATCTTGATAAAATAGGATACCTACCTTTTATTGATGAATATGGGGAGAATTATAAAATAAATATAGTTAATAAGCCTGAATCTGCTGAATCAAAGGTTCATCTCAATATTTTCCTTTTTTTAGTAACAATTATTACTACTGTATCTGCAGGATATATGCTTGGAGGGAACATTTGGGAAGGAATAACTTTTTCAATAGCGTTATTGGCAATAATTGGATCACATGAAACTGCACACTTCTTTGCAGCAAGAAAACATGGTGTGAAGGCTACACTACCTTATTTTATACCAGGTATCCCTCCAATAGGTACTTTTGGAGCAGCTATAAATGTAAAATCTGCGATACCCGATAAAAATGCCCTTTTTGACCTTGGAGTCAGCGGGCCCATTGCAGGGTTTATTGTAACAATTCCAGTACTTGTAATTGGTATTTCATTGTCATATCTGGCCCCTATGAGTAGTACAACCATGCAGATGTTTCCATCTCTTCTTATATATGTCCCGATGGCCCTTGCATTTCCTGCTGTACCTAACGGGTATGGTGTAATATTGAGTCCAGTAGCTTTTGCTGCATGGGTAGGGACAATCATTACTATGCTCAATTTAATGCCAGTTGCAGTTTTAGATGGAGGTCACATTTCAAGGTCCATTTTCAATGCGAAAATTCATCATTATGTATCTGTAGCAGGCATAGTCGTAACAGTATTCCTTGGATGGTATGCAATGGCATTATTAATGGCAGTATTTATTTTATTTATGGCAAGAACACATCCTGGTGCATTAGATAATGTTTCTAAACTCAGCAGAAATAGAAAGATAATTGCAGTATTGACAATTGCCATTTTCATCCTCTGCCTGACACCTGCACCACGAACATTTTAA
- the otsB gene encoding trehalose-phosphatase — protein MPKYLFDHLNEFEDFRKDEKTAVITDIDGTISKIVLDPYEATITQIMRATLKKLVDKFQLVGIITGRNVKNAKEMLEVDGLLYIGSHGLEYLKDDEIHIEPEVEEYLPLIQKIAQNIQNEEELSNIKNILFQEKGLCFTVHYRKCEDVKGTHRKILEAINEMEGLEKFKVTEGRKVVEIRPKIGHDKGTILEKLIFENKIEKIIYLGDDVTDVDAFNKLNEVKGNGKVKGAGIVVVSEEVPEFVKENASFYVKGVDEVQKFFNWLLEN, from the coding sequence TTGCCGAAATATCTTTTTGATCACTTAAATGAATTTGAGGACTTCAGAAAAGATGAAAAAACAGCAGTTATAACAGATATAGATGGTACTATAAGTAAAATAGTTTTAGACCCATATGAAGCCACTATAACTCAGATTATGAGGGCTACACTTAAAAAACTGGTAGATAAATTCCAGTTAGTTGGTATTATAACTGGAAGAAACGTTAAAAATGCTAAAGAGATGCTTGAAGTGGATGGGCTGCTTTATATTGGAAGTCATGGGCTTGAATATTTAAAGGATGATGAAATTCATATTGAACCTGAAGTAGAAGAATATTTACCACTTATACAAAAAATTGCTCAAAACATCCAGAATGAAGAAGAATTATCTAATATTAAGAATATTTTGTTCCAGGAAAAAGGACTTTGCTTTACAGTTCACTACAGGAAATGTGAAGATGTGAAAGGAACACATAGAAAAATTTTAGAAGCTATTAATGAAATGGAAGGGCTGGAAAAGTTTAAAGTTACAGAAGGACGTAAAGTTGTGGAAATACGGCCTAAAATTGGTCATGACAAAGGCACGATACTTGAAAAACTCATTTTTGAAAATAAAATTGAAAAGATCATTTATTTAGGTGATGATGTAACTGATGTTGATGCATTTAATAAACTAAATGAAGTCAAAGGAAATGGCAAAGTCAAGGGTGCAGGAATAGTTGTAGTTTCGGAGGAAGTCCCTGAATTTGTTAAAGAAAATGCATCTTTCTATGTTAAGGGGGTTGATGAGGTACAGAAGTTCTTTAACTGGCTTCTGGAAAATTAA
- a CDS encoding MoaD/ThiS family protein, whose amino-acid sequence MEVTVIFGKNEENRVIQEKTTIKEVLDAMDISSETVVVKRNNEIVIEEESLVDGDVIEVIRVIYGG is encoded by the coding sequence ATGGAAGTAACAGTGATCTTTGGAAAAAATGAAGAAAACAGAGTAATTCAGGAAAAAACAACCATTAAAGAAGTACTTGATGCAATGGATATTTCTTCTGAGACAGTTGTTGTCAAAAGAAACAATGAAATCGTGATAGAAGAAGAATCCCTTGTAGATGGGGATGTAATTGAAGTTATACGTGTTATATATGGGGGATAA